TGTATATATTAATATGCACAAATATATATCTAAAAAAGCTGCTTGCAATCATGACATCAGGTTCTGCAGTTACAAGTTGTATACTTgtattgtttaaataataaaaaactTAACTCACCCCACCCCGTCCCGTAAACCCGCCCCGCCCCGTAAACATAAACCCGCTGCACGCGCCCATTTTCTGTCTGTTATTTATAATCTTTCCTGACCCGTTCAGCTCGTATAAACCGCGAGCTACCCACGAGTTCGACTTTTACGAACCGGCACTAACCCGGCACGTCTGGCACACCCGTTTGGCCACCACTATGTGTTATACCCTATTTTCTTAAGAGAAAATAAAACTATTTTCTAAGAGAAAACGAAATTATTTTTTTAGAGAAAACAAAACTATCTTTTAAGTTAGGATCTAGGAACGTGTTACGATAAACTTTGAATGGTTATGAAAGCAAGAGAGTATAAATAACATCGTATTGTGATTGTGATTAGGCTTATGAATTCAGTATAAAAGATATAAACGATGTCGTTTATGCCAAGTTGCTTTCCTTTTTTATATTCTTCTTATTGCAAATTTCACAGTATGTTGCTTGTGTATGTAAATTTATGATTGTTACATAACGACGGTTATGGTTAACTTTGAGCAATAAGTATTGAAACTACGTATGATTAGCAGCTTGACCTAAAACAAGTTAGTTTGTAGCAAAGTGCATATGTTTCCTAGTTCTTAAGTTGGTCGTGGAATCGGGCTATTAAGGCGGGGTTTATGTGTAATCCTCATTGATGGGGTGTAAAATGTAATGGATTTTTTTGTTGGAGTAATGGTTTACATTATGAAAAAACATCGTTTATCCTGTTAACGTAGCGCACTATGCCTATGTCAGGTGGTACGTTTATACAAACGGAAGTGGATTGAAGATACAACATACCCTCGCTTTACAATGATTGGTCAGAGCCTTGGTTCAATATACCTTTCATGGGAAGCCTTATGCAAGTTGGTTCCTGTATATTATTTTGATACAAGTGGATATGCTTTTACGTATCCTGTTGCAAGGATGTTTGGTTGCAAAGTTATATGCTACACGCATTACCCAACAATCAGTTTAGACATGCTATCTCGTGTCAATGCACGGACTTCGATGTACAACAATGATCCGTTGGTTGCTAAAAGGTTTGCATTCTAATTCTTTTGATGCACTATGCATGATTTTGGATACTACTACCCCATCATAAAGAGGTCTACCTATACTTTTGGACCCGTCTGAAAAAACATTTTACACCTAATGAATGTTTGTCACCTTATTGGTCCTGATCTATCTGGTGAGTTGTGTAGTTGGATGTTCTTTAGATATGATACCATAAAAAATCTTATGGTTAACGAAGAATTCTGTAATAATTTGAATAATTAAGGTGCCAATGCAATGGGATATTTGGTATTTTTACAATAAAATTTTTTTGTTTAATAATAAGATTAACGGTTTGCTAACAAAGTTGAATAAAGCTCAGATACAATCTGAGGAAGTTTTGACGTAAAATAGCAATCATTAAACTGTTAGAGCTTTTTGTGCCTAATACTCAAAATTTATGTTCAATTTTATATAACTTGTGGAATAGCTTAAATCAAGCTTAATTATCATCTCAAAATGTAAATTTTGTTACTTGATCAGCTCTCTTCTTTAAAATAAATTCTCTTTGTTTGGTTCAGCTTCTAGTTATGTGCTTCCATTTTTTGGTTGTTTAGCAACTGAAAGTTGATAAAACTAAATCATTTTTCTTTCACTTCCACTCATATGTCAAAGCTCGTATTTAACTGAATGCAAGTGTTCTACCATCCTGTTGCAAAGTCAAGCTTACATTGTATATTAAATTTTCTACATGTGCAATAGCTTAAATTTAACCTTGCTTTTTTCCAAAATCTCACTGAACTTTGTCTACTTCATCAGCTGTCTACTTTTTCAATagattttttctatttttgtgCTTCTATTTTTTGGTTTTAGCAATTAAAAGTTAATTAAGTTAAATCGTTTTTGTATATTCCAGTTATATTTCAAAGCTGATACTTAACCAAATGACAGTGTTCTGCTATCCCATTCCAAAGTCATCTATTACACGGTTTTTAGCTGGCTTTACGGGATTGTAGGCTCTTGTGCACACCTTGTGATGGCTAATTCTTCTTGGACTCGAGCCCACATTCTGAAGCTATGGGGAATTCCAGATCGTATATACCGAGTCTATCCCCCTTGTGATACCTCAGGGCTTCAGGTTTACTATCTTTTGGTTTTTTCTATAGTGTTGTGGGTATTTACTTGTTTTAATTGAACACCTAAATCAGGTTCTTCCCCTGGAGAGACCAGCAAAGCCTCCAAAATTTATTTCTGTGGCTCAGTTTCGTCCAGAAAAGGTAGCCAATGAAGAAATGTCTATTTAAATTATGTGCACGAGGGTATTCTAGCTTAAGTCACTAAACCTTATTCCCCTCAAATCTGATTTTTGTTTCTTAGGCACACGGTCTTCAACTTGAGGCATTTGCACTTGTCATAAAGAATCTAGATTCAACCTTGCCTATACCAAAACTTCAATTTGTCGGTAGTTGCCGGAATGAGGCAGATGAAATGAGGCTGCAGAAATTAAAAGATCAAGCTATAGAACTGAAGGTTGATGACCATGTGGAGTTCTACAAGAATGTTACTTATAAGTATGTTGCATTTAAGAGTCTATTTCTCTTGTTAATGTACACGTATAGTTGTGCCTGTTATTTTTAATGTGTCAGGCAAGTGATATTCTTGAGTAGCTATAATCTATAATGTCTACAGTTTTGTATTAGGATTTTATGTTCAAATAAGTAAAAGAAAATTTCTTTAGTTTATTGTTTTGTTTTTCTAGTTTTCTTTCTTTGCTGGTCAAAATTCCTGAGTTTTAATTTTTCACCTGTGCAGGAATTTGGTGCAACTTTTAGGTGCTGCTATTGCAGGACTTCATGCAATGACTGATGAGCATTTTGGCATCAGCATTGTAGAGTACATGGCAGCAGGAGCAATACCAATTGGTAACACTTCACCTCAATTTATGTATAcaattattttctgaaattaaagAGTTCTAATTTTTTTGTCAACGGGTACATGAAGCAATACTCAACATAGTTTTCTTTCTACGTACTATATTTCCCAACTCTAAATTTTCAAAGAAGTGGAAGGATTGTGTTTTTTGATATATGCTTGTGTCCTATTACTCGTATGTGATGATAAGAGTACAATATGTCCTTGCACactataatattattttatatgttgACGTTTCAACTTGTATGTGTTTAGCTCATAATTCGGCTGGACCAAAAATGGACATTGTATTGACAGAAGATGGAAAAAAGGTTGGGTTCCTAGCTCAAGATGTAGAAGAATATAAAGATGCAATGCTGCAAGTTATAAGGATGTCGGAAAGTGAGAGGCTTGAGATGGCTGAGGCTGCTAGACAGAGGGCTGGCAAATTTTCAGAGCAGAGGTTCTATCAAGATTATAAAACTGTTGTCCAACCAATCTTATGTCATTCCAAGAAGTGAAGACTAGATTTGACACAAAGATCTGATATTGGTGCTTCATGTATTTAGTTAAAAGGGAACTTGGAGGGATCTGCATAACTTTAAAACGGATAACATTTACATTTAGTTTACTGGGAGAACTAACCAAAAGATATACTGTATATCGAGAAAAAGATGGCGGTAAACGGGATTCTGTTTGTGTTTTATACTAAAGACAAGGAGTAAAGACTCTCATTTTGCTCTTCTACCGATTTCCTTTATTATGGTAATTCGTC
This genomic interval from Apium graveolens cultivar Ventura chromosome 8, ASM990537v1, whole genome shotgun sequence contains the following:
- the LOC141678741 gene encoding GDP-Man:Man(3)GlcNAc(2)-PP-Dol alpha-1,2-mannosyltransferase-like, whose product is MVGFILILTLILTPIISTLFFTVVKSRRRRSHAVGFFHPYTNDGGGGERVLWCAVKGIQELSPDLDCVVYTGDHDASPESLRARALDRFGVELVKSPKVVRLYKRKWIEDTTYPRFTMIGQSLGSIYLSWEALCKLVPVYYFDTSGYAFTYPVARMFGCKVICYTHYPTISLDMLSRVNARTSMYNNDPLVAKSVLLSHSKVIYYTVFSWLYGIVGSCAHLVMANSSWTRAHILKLWGIPDRIYRVYPPCDTSGLQVLPLERPAKPPKFISVAQFRPEKAHGLQLEAFALVIKNLDSTLPIPKLQFVGSCRNEADEMRLQKLKDQAIELKVDDHVEFYKNVTYKNLVQLLGAAIAGLHAMTDEHFGISIVEYMAAGAIPIAHNSAGPKMDIVLTEDGKKVGFLAQDVEEYKDAMLQVIRMSESERLEMAEAARQRAGKFSEQRFYQDYKTVVQPILCHSKK